A genomic segment from Aegilops tauschii subsp. strangulata cultivar AL8/78 chromosome 1, Aet v6.0, whole genome shotgun sequence encodes:
- the LOC109784055 gene encoding pectinesterase: MSPRTTFTLQLLLVLVVVGLALAATTTAAPAVLGGGKHHRGVLSTPVRRLKPDVRVSKLGGGGAGAGAVTVTSVGEALSLWKNLTGAHFVIYVTAGTYEEHITVPEGRNNVVLIGDGVGRTIITGALSDRTGHNVMQSATMSVFAKGFMARDVTIQNTAGGPGINQAVALRVQADRTVFYRCQIHGYQDTLMAESHLQFYRECEISGTVDFIFGDATAVFQDCIVFARRPADGKHDVITAQGRGAHLGGSGFVLQNCSITTAPGESLNGVQTYLGRPWNDHATVVYMLCTIDDIIHADGWVAWNKTNPKERVKGGVMPGHEGHIFYGEFANHGAGANVDHRVDWHGFHRLNEAQARLYAPGRFIQGGAWLPQTGVPHYLGLRDGE; the protein is encoded by the exons ATGTCGCCGCGTACCACGTTCACGTTGCAGCTGCTCCTTGTCCTGGTGGTTGTGGGCTTGGCCTTGGCCGCAACCACCACGGCCGCTCCTGCGGTCCTCGGCGGAGGAAAGCACCACCGCGGCGTCCTCAGCACCCCCGTCCGCCGGCTCAAGCCGGACGTGCGGGTGTCtaagctcggcggcggcggcgccggcgccggcgctgTCACCGTCACCTCCGTCGGCGAGGCGTTGAGTCTCTGGAAGAATCTGACAGGAGCGCACTTCGTCATCTACGTGACCGCCGGCACCTACGAAGAGCATATCACCGTACCAGAAGGGCGCAACAACGTGGTGCTTATCGGCGATGGCGTCGGCCGTACCATCATCACCGGAGCCCTGTCCGATAGGACAGGGCACAACGTGATGCAATCGGCCACAATGA GTGTGTTTGCTAAGGGTTTCATGGCTCGGGACGTGACGATTCAAAACACGGCGGGCGGGCCAGGCATCAACCAGGCCGTGGCTCTCCGGGTCCAGGCTGACCGAACCGTGTTCTACCGGTGCCAGATACACGGGTATCAGGACACCCTCATGGCCGAATCGCACCTGCAGTTCTACCGTGAGTGTGAAATATCAGGCACCGTAGACTTTATTTTCGGGGATGCGACAGCCGTGTTTCAGGACTGCATCGTCTTCGCACGCCGGCCGGCCGACGGCAAACACGACGTCATCACCGCTCAAGGCCGCGGAGCACATCTCGGTGGTTCTGGGTTCGTGCTGCAGAACTGCAGCATCACCACGGCGCCAGGGGAGAGCCTCAACGGCGTCCAGACCTACCTCGGCCGTCCTTGGAACGACCACGCAACCGTGGTGTACATGTTATGCACCATCGACGACATCATCCACGCGGACGGATGGGTGGCTTGGAACAAGACCAACCCCAAGGAACGCGTCAAAGGCGGCGTCATGCCCGGCCACGAGGGGCATATCTTCTACGGTGAGTTCGCGAACCACGGCGCCGGCGCCAATGTCGACCACCGCGTCGACTGGCATGGGTTTCATCGCCTCAACGAGGCACAGGCTAGGCTGTATGCGCCGGGGAGGTTCATCCAGGGAGGCGCCTGGCTTCCCCAGACAGGGGTCCCACATTACCTTGGCCTCCGTGATGGTGAGTAG